A window of the Flavobacterium sangjuense genome harbors these coding sequences:
- a CDS encoding APC family permease has translation MSEEKHHLQRSLGLIDATSIVAGSMIGSGIFVVTVYMARDLGSAAWILITWVITGLLTMSAALSYGELAGMMPKAGGQFVYIQRAYGKLASFLYGWTVFTVIQTGVIAAVAVTFANYTAVFFPFLQDEIFKVGDVFVFKNSQILAMLCIILLTYINTKGIKNGKAIQLIFTSAKLIALFALIAFGLYIGFHTDTFSNNFTNTWEASKTVLDETTKTVTVTKLTGIALAGAIGATIINSLFSSDAWNNVTFIAGEIKDPKKNIPRSLFLGTLIVTVIYILANVAYLALLPLNGSVDGSVTENGIMFAAQDRVGTAAANMIMGNIGVFAMAALIMVSTFGCNSGLILSGGRLFYAMAKDSLFFKGAGELNQHDVPAKALWFQCIWACILCSSGKYGALLTYATFASLLFYILTIYGIFILRKKEPDAERPYKAFGYPLIPALYIILTAAICVALLINDTLSTGLGLGIVAIGIPVYYLFLNKKE, from the coding sequence ATGTCTGAAGAAAAACATCATTTACAGCGTTCATTAGGATTAATAGATGCGACAAGTATAGTCGCGGGTTCCATGATAGGTTCCGGAATTTTTGTCGTAACCGTTTATATGGCGCGCGATTTAGGTTCGGCAGCATGGATTTTAATCACTTGGGTAATCACAGGATTGCTAACCATGTCGGCAGCCTTAAGTTATGGCGAATTGGCCGGGATGATGCCAAAAGCAGGCGGACAATTTGTATACATTCAACGCGCCTACGGAAAACTGGCTTCCTTTCTTTATGGCTGGACGGTTTTTACGGTAATTCAAACAGGTGTAATTGCGGCGGTAGCCGTTACATTCGCCAATTATACTGCTGTTTTCTTTCCGTTTTTACAGGATGAGATTTTCAAGGTTGGAGACGTTTTTGTTTTTAAAAACAGCCAGATATTGGCTATGCTGTGTATCATTCTGCTAACGTATATCAACACCAAAGGAATCAAAAATGGTAAAGCGATTCAGTTAATTTTTACGTCAGCTAAGTTAATTGCGCTTTTTGCATTGATTGCTTTTGGATTGTATATTGGTTTCCACACAGATACTTTTTCCAATAATTTTACCAATACATGGGAAGCAAGTAAAACCGTTTTAGATGAAACAACTAAAACCGTAACCGTTACAAAACTTACCGGAATTGCCTTGGCAGGAGCTATTGGAGCTACAATCATTAACTCTTTGTTTTCGAGTGATGCCTGGAATAATGTGACTTTTATTGCTGGGGAAATCAAGGATCCAAAAAAGAATATTCCGCGAAGTCTGTTTTTGGGAACATTGATAGTTACGGTTATTTATATTTTGGCTAATGTTGCTTATTTGGCTTTATTGCCATTAAATGGATCAGTAGATGGTTCGGTAACCGAAAACGGAATTATGTTTGCTGCTCAGGATAGAGTAGGTACGGCGGCAGCCAATATGATAATGGGAAATATTGGTGTTTTTGCTATGGCAGCATTGATTATGGTTTCGACTTTTGGATGCAACAGTGGATTAATTTTATCAGGAGGAAGATTGTTTTATGCAATGGCTAAAGACAGTTTGTTCTTTAAAGGAGCAGGCGAATTAAACCAACACGATGTTCCGGCTAAAGCGCTTTGGTTCCAATGTATTTGGGCTTGTATTCTTTGTTCCTCCGGAAAATATGGAGCTCTGTTGACGTATGCTACTTTTGCGTCCTTACTTTTTTATATCCTCACGATTTACGGAATATTCATTCTCAGAAAAAAGGAACCCGATGCCGAAAGACCATACAAAGCTTTTGGTTATCCATTAATTCCGGCACTGTATATAATTTTAACGGCAGCGATTTGTGTTGCGCTGTTAATCAATGACACGCTGAGCACTGGTTTGGGATTGGGAATTGTCGCAATCGGAATTCCGGTTTATTATCTGTTTCTCAACAAAAAGGAATAA
- a CDS encoding peptidylprolyl isomerase, translating into MKFNILLLICLGMISATAQTKKKPAANSNATKFTVTEKKAATPSTDQGIFAEIETSKGKILIQLEYQKTPVTVANFISLAEGTNASVADEKLKGKPFYNGLKFHRVIADFMIQGGDPQGNGSGGPGYAFKDEFTDAKFDRAGILAMANSGPKTNGSQFFITHKETTWLNNKHTIFGYVITGQDVVNKIAQDDVMNKITIVRKGADAKKFDAPKVFADYMANRAAEDAKEAAIAAENQKKQVELEAQKKAEYNAKFGAVIAAKAKYLNDTKATATETASGLKYKIIKAGTGKKPADGTNVYINYAGYLEDGSLFDSSMESVNKECGKYDENRAKQNGYQPFPFPYGKKDGLIPGFLEALSLMNYGDTALVYIPSKLGYGERGAGNVIPPNSNIIFEVEMLETLPAPVAKQ; encoded by the coding sequence ATTAAATTCAACATTCTTCTTTTGATTTGTCTTGGCATGATAAGCGCCACAGCACAAACTAAAAAGAAACCGGCAGCAAATTCAAATGCAACAAAGTTTACTGTAACAGAAAAAAAAGCTGCAACACCTTCAACTGATCAGGGAATATTTGCTGAAATTGAAACATCAAAAGGTAAAATTCTTATTCAGTTAGAATATCAAAAAACACCTGTAACTGTGGCCAATTTTATTTCGCTTGCCGAAGGAACAAATGCTTCAGTAGCCGATGAAAAACTAAAAGGAAAACCATTTTATAACGGTTTAAAATTCCACAGAGTAATTGCAGATTTTATGATTCAGGGTGGTGATCCACAAGGAAATGGTTCTGGCGGTCCCGGTTATGCTTTTAAAGATGAGTTTACCGATGCGAAATTTGACAGAGCCGGAATTTTGGCAATGGCAAATTCGGGTCCAAAAACAAATGGTTCTCAATTTTTTATTACACATAAAGAAACAACTTGGTTAAATAATAAACACACTATTTTTGGTTACGTAATTACTGGTCAAGATGTAGTAAATAAAATTGCTCAGGATGACGTAATGAATAAAATCACTATTGTTAGAAAAGGTGCCGATGCTAAGAAATTTGATGCGCCAAAAGTGTTCGCAGATTATATGGCAAACAGAGCTGCTGAAGATGCAAAGGAAGCTGCTATAGCTGCTGAAAATCAAAAAAAACAAGTTGAGTTAGAAGCACAGAAAAAAGCTGAATACAATGCTAAGTTCGGTGCTGTTATTGCGGCAAAAGCAAAATATTTAAATGACACCAAAGCTACTGCAACTGAAACTGCCAGCGGTTTAAAATATAAAATCATTAAAGCGGGTACAGGTAAAAAACCAGCAGACGGAACCAATGTTTATATTAATTATGCAGGTTATTTAGAAGATGGAAGCCTTTTTGACAGCAGCATGGAAAGCGTAAATAAAGAGTGTGGTAAATATGATGAAAACAGAGCGAAACAAAACGGTTACCAACCATTTCCTTTCCCTTACGGAAAGAAAGATGGTCTAATCCCTGGATTCCTTGAAGCATTAAGTTTGATGAATTATGGAGATACCGCATTGGTTTACATTCCATCAAAATTAGGATATGGAGAAAGAGGTGCCGGAAATGTAATTCCACCAAACTCGAACATTATTTTTGAAGTTGAAATGTTGGAAACACTACCAGCACCAGTAGCAAAACAATAA
- a CDS encoding peptidylprolyl isomerase, whose amino-acid sequence MNKKIYLLLAIVTLSLTSCKDEYKDLKDGLYAEIETSKGTILLELEYQKAPVIVANFVTLAEGKNQFVSKEFKGKPFYDGLKFHRVISKSNGDEDDFMIQTGDPLGNGSGDAGYKCRDEFTDLRHDKPGVLSMANSGPNTNSSQFFITLKNTPWLDGQHSVFGCVVGDGMTVANSIVQDDYIKTVKIIRKGEAVKKFDAVKTFNDYFKTEAENQKKQLAIDEENKKIYDAKYKVVKEHKVLFFNELKKSATKTSSGFKFKITQKSNGDKPKDGETVSIEYAGFLEDGTLFDTSSPNVAKEFGKFDEQRAMQNGYSALPYVIGSNRMIPGFIEGLSKLKKGEKAVFFIPFNLGYGEQGAGNVIPPNANLIFEVELKK is encoded by the coding sequence TCTTTTAGCGATTGTTACGCTGAGTCTTACTTCCTGTAAAGACGAATATAAAGACTTAAAAGATGGTTTATATGCCGAAATTGAAACCTCAAAAGGAACTATTTTATTAGAACTTGAATACCAAAAGGCTCCAGTTATTGTAGCAAATTTTGTGACGTTAGCCGAAGGTAAAAACCAATTTGTATCCAAAGAATTTAAAGGAAAACCTTTTTATGACGGCTTAAAATTTCACCGCGTTATCTCTAAATCAAATGGCGATGAAGATGATTTTATGATTCAGACTGGTGATCCTTTAGGAAATGGTTCTGGCGATGCAGGTTACAAATGCAGAGATGAGTTTACGGATTTGCGACACGACAAGCCTGGTGTTTTATCGATGGCAAATTCGGGTCCAAATACAAACAGCAGCCAGTTTTTTATCACTTTGAAAAATACACCTTGGCTAGACGGACAACATTCTGTTTTTGGTTGTGTTGTTGGAGACGGAATGACTGTAGCCAATTCAATTGTTCAGGATGATTATATCAAAACCGTAAAAATTATCAGAAAAGGAGAAGCGGTTAAAAAATTTGATGCCGTAAAAACCTTTAATGATTATTTCAAAACGGAAGCTGAAAATCAAAAGAAACAGCTTGCCATTGATGAAGAAAACAAAAAAATCTACGACGCAAAATACAAAGTTGTAAAAGAGCATAAAGTTTTATTTTTTAACGAGTTAAAGAAATCTGCAACCAAAACGTCTTCTGGGTTTAAATTTAAAATCACTCAAAAATCGAATGGAGATAAGCCAAAAGATGGTGAAACAGTATCAATAGAATACGCCGGGTTTTTGGAAGACGGAACGCTTTTTGATACGAGCAGCCCAAATGTTGCAAAAGAATTTGGTAAGTTTGACGAACAAAGAGCGATGCAAAACGGATATTCGGCTTTACCTTATGTAATAGGTTCAAACAGAATGATTCCGGGCTTTATAGAAGGATTGAGTAAATTAAAAAAGGGTGAAAAAGCAGTTTTCTTTATTCCATTCAATCTTGGTTACGGAGAACAAGGCGCAGGAAATGTGATACCGCCTAATGCCAACTTAATTTTTGAAGTAGAATTAAAAAAGTAA